The Manis javanica isolate MJ-LG chromosome 4, MJ_LKY, whole genome shotgun sequence genome contains a region encoding:
- the TMEM51 gene encoding transmembrane protein 51, producing MAQSKANGSHYALTAIGLGMLVLGIIMAMWNLVPGFSTAEKPTAQGNNKTETGSGILKSKTFSVAYVLVGAGAMLLLLSICLSIRDKRKQRRGEEMANIQGQHGAEPHAQEEDSQEEEASSRYYVPSYEEVMNTNYSEAQDLDQNPRMSISLPSYESLTGPEQMSPTTTRAAAEASPGGPPDRQNSKLARRLKPLKVRRIKSEKLHLKDFRINLPDKNVLPPSIEPLTPPPQYDEVPEKVPDARPPD from the exons ATGGCCCAGTCCAAGGCCAACGGCTCACACTATGCACTGACGGCCATCGGCCTGGGGATGCTGGTCCTCGGGATCATCATGGCCATGTGGAACCTGGTACCCGGGTTCAGCACCGCTGAAAAGCCAACGGCTCAGGGGAACAACAAGACGGAGACAGGCAGCGGCATTCTCAAGAGCAAGACCTTCTCTGTGGCCTACGTGCTGGTTGGGGCTGGGGCAATGCTGCTTTTGCTGTCCATCTGCCTGAGCATCCGGGACAAGAGGAAGCAGCGGCGGGGTGAGGAGATGGCAAACATCCAGGGTCAGCATGGGGCCGAGCCTCATGCCCAGGAGGAAGACAG CCAGGAGGAGGAGGCCTCATCAAGGTACTATGTCCCCAGTTACGAGGAAGTGATGAACACAAACTACTCGGAAGCCCAGGACCTGGACCAGAACCCAAGGATGAGCATCTCTCTGCCCTCCTATGAGTCCTTGACAGGGCCCGAGCAGATGAGCCCCACGACCACCAGGGCCGCGGCGGAGGCCAGCCCTGGGGGCCCGCCTGACAGGCAGAACTCCAAGCTGGCCAGACGCCTAAAGCCGCTGAAAGTTCGGAGGATTAAATCCGAAAAGCTCCACCTCAAAGACTTCAGGATCAACCTCCCGGACAAAAATGTGCTTCCTCCCTCCATAGAGCCTTTGACTCCCCCGCCCCAGTACGATGAGGTCCCGGAGAAGGTCCCAGACGCCCGGCCACCTGACTGA